In the genome of Chrysoperla carnea chromosome 5, inChrCarn1.1, whole genome shotgun sequence, the window ttttgatatatcgcCTATAATCCTCTACGAAACACGCTATCTTTCACTGCGATTCCGAAGATATTTCGATAAATACTCATCTAATCGTCATATGAgctatatttatgtttttttgggTCCTAATTACCATAAATAATTGAGTAgactcgaaaattttttttgatatttcgaacGAACAACACTTTTCTGAGTTATCAACTAGAAAAATTGCTCTGGGATCACCCTCTAATACGATTATTGGTCAATATGTTAGAAAATATTCGACCATTCGTCAAAtgaaccctaattttttttcatacgctccttaataaatataattgatagtTTAAACATCAAACTCAATATATTCaaggtatttaaataattaactcttaataataagtttcatttttttctccacagaatcaaataaatcatgtttactaagTTCCTTCTCAAAAGGTGTTTGCCGTTCGATACTAAAATGTCCGATTGCATTAGAAATGCTCGAAGAatcaaataaacataatttaccaCGATGTGGTTTTCGTGATCGTGTAGAAATCGTATGCTGTCCAATAACATCAACACGAATTTCCACGGGCAGTACATCATCGACAACACGCGGCACAACTTCAACGACCACCGTACGACCAACTCGAACCACAACAGTACGACCGATGCGGACCACAGTCAAACCGACACGATTTAATACCGATTGGATTGTTTCACCGGATATAATTGATTCGTTTACAACGTCTACAACGACCACAGAACGTGCAGAATTTAGAGAAAATGAAAATGGCGGAAACGGAAATGATGGTGACGATGAGGATACTAGAATCGGAACGGTTAGAGTTGGAACACGTAGTACTCAAGGTAACTATAAGTAACTAGTTAGATAGGTCCTGTCGCCTCATAAGCCTtagagcctttaaatcaaactttgttgtcatgctcatacatccttaaaaacatttttttttaggaaGAATCTGAgtatattatttcttaattaatgCAATTAAAATGGCTAATAATCTTAATAAGACCAACAAAGGTCACGGCTATCTTGTctgattgaataaaaacaatcttttaaaaatacttaactttcctctttaataattataccgaaataataaataaattttattttatttacttcgacagaaataaaaattacaaaatcctaagaaatttcattcattttaatagTAAAACGTGGATTAAATTTGTAACCTTATGAATAATAGGAGATTTGTAATGATCTCACAAGGAAATACCTAttaatttttagagaaaaatttattttattcaaaaaatttttaattcgtaaCTTTTTGCATTACAAGAAAAAACGTTTGACATTTAGAATTATctggaaattttgatttttgaaaccaATTGGAATTTTTCGACTTGTTTCcatgaaaaattatgttaaaatatagaTAAAGCAAGttgagaaacaaaccatttatcatccTACAtgttaatttatcatttttccgtGCGGTGGCGTTACTAAAGCGATATGTTGACGTCATTGAcgtttaaatttacaataaaattaaaaaacatgcaaactTCTCTACCGAAGGTCATGTTTCCttttgtttatcaatttttcttgtCATTTATTCAGTCACAATGGAGCAGTGGATAAATACCCTACCCTCGAacgttttataaaaacaatactgATGCACTAAAAGAGCAATTCCGACAAGAAGTGAATCAAAACAGCGTTtttaaaatcgcacacttctttTCTCTacactataaatattattttaagaattacttggaaaaaaattaaaaagtttgtaaTTTCCCGTATACTGTAAAATTTGGGTATTCCATTTCCGGTAAATATAGTAAATCTTCTTTTTATTATCTAttgttaagtatttatttttacccaATATAGTTTTATTGGTCTCGTGGTTTTATTTAACCACTATATAAAAGTGGTTAAGCGTAAAACTacactttatttattagtatttccAAACCTGCGATTCAATATTGAAGAATTTCCcaagtaaagtttaaaactgatattacctagaaaatttatttcatcaaatttgaagagaaaaatttggaagaattaatttaaggtcatttttgtttatctatgtaataatagtatataaaaattatgctgGTACAGGGTTATTCATTTATATGCAAACATTTAGTTTACAGTGAATTTCgttttaaacaaacattgtaattttgtttaattttattaattaaccttGGACAAAGAGTTTTCCAAATCACAAACAaacttctaaattttttattgtttctttttttgaaatattttagatagataAAATCCGAATAAAGACAAATATCCATTTTCCgggaatgtttcacaagaccgcGATTTGAACCTCCCTGCAAATATTTTCAACTCCCTACTTTTTATAGTTTGAGAGAAAATGACAGGCAccaaaagttttgtcctaattttcgccctcacgagtaaacaatgatgtttgcgaaaaaatgtttcaaacaaaagttgttaattttattataagcaacattttttacatttaaactttggttctacctttaacagtttacaagatgggtcctacgaactccAGACTTACTTTTCACGTCTTGAGCAcgatctaaaaatttcaaaatgatatcacttttcgtttttcagttatcgtgatgatggatagccggaaatggattaataaggtgattttatgaacacctataccaaaattttgttcgtttcaTCAATGtttctaaacgttacaaacttgggacttaaattaatctaccttgatatatatttcatatatacagggtataaaaatcaggGAATCTTGAGAGTTGAGTCTTATGCGACCACTCTGATATAACGAATTACACtgtactcaaatttttttataatattttttttttgtaataatacaaagaaaaaaagatattagtaattattttgcgtataattagttttattgaaattacttTAGAGCTGAAAATCGCTCAagggtaaaatatttaaagcgatgtaatatattatgtatctattatttaatcaataactAAACTATTGATGATTAATTGTCACTAATGATGTGTTTTTTTTGGTAATGTTTCAGCTTGTTTGGAGTATAATAATGAAGTATCATTAGAACTACAATTCAATATATTAGGTGGTACAAATGCAACACTTGGGGAATTCCCTCATATGGTAAGTCATTacataagtaatttttaagctttacttAAGTATAAGAAATAGGAACCAGTTATTACTCCATTATTTTTCACGTAATCTAAACTATTTATGAAGGTAGTTGAAGAAGTATTCCTAATTTACTCTTAATGTCCTAACTAAAGAGCGCAAAAaatctgaaatataaaaattcgtattgcaggagctgcgttagctaaacgAATTACTTTATAGGGgattgcaaaaataaaacatttttcgtaaaatcgaatattgcatttttaatttatcaatttttatttcgaaaattaagcgtttaggaaaaaaatcacaggagtattttttttttccaaattttgtactttgcgcattTCGCTcaccccttgtttatcggtcgatttttcccattaacgaacttgacaaattaagtaaaaaagtttgttgtttcgaattttgaaacaaaaaatatgtttagaattttggtaatttttatacgAAAGCGAAAAAAATTCTTGGCGGGACAAAGGCAGCACTTCGGGAATTCCCGCATATGGTAAGTCGTGAGTgttcataaacatttttatattgagaGCTAAAAAAGAAATCTAAATGTGAAGTTGCGAGTATCAGCTAGTACGGTACATCAAGTTTTCCAGTTtcattaatttgtaataattattttttaattttttcaattattatgaaacttaaaatttcaaTCTGCCGTCAGAGATATTgctataattgaaattttgtataattatacaTTTGTTATAGTAATAATAGCCTTAAGTCTCAATTAATGAATAATGAcgcaatttacaaaaatataaaaacttaatttatctgcggaaaaacatatttaattcgTATAGTTAATAAGTTATAATTATtactagcctgatacccgcccgtttctctgggcttaaaagtaaaaaacatcgctttatagcctccacctctcttgatgtgcacagttttcaattttgttaaatgtaaaatagtcagaattcatttaattcaattcaatatataatttgatttgatgtttttataccctgtatatatgaaatataaatgtcAAGGTATagtaattttagtcccaagattgtactgcttagaaattttgatgctacgaacaaaattttccgattttccgACCGTCCGTgatcacaataactcaaaaacgaaaagagatatcctgATCAAATTCTCAGGGCGTCTCTCTtcgctcagggcgtaaaaagtgagtttgaattcataaatgagcaaccaAAGTTAATtgagtcttgtaaaccgttagagatagaacaacttttgtttgaaacattttttcgtaaacatcactgtttactcgtgagggcgcaaattagaacaaaactttcatgtccattttatccaaaagtataaaagatatttagttgaaaatttttaggtagcttcaactaatggTCTTTATTCGCGaaagacgaaaaaaattatagaaaatactttccaaatttttgaaaaccaaataaatagtGGCTGAAATTCTGCCATATTTGTGTTggctttttaaactcttctaatttataaaaaaaaataattcaagcacTAGCATGCAACACATCCAATatagggtatttaaacaattaactaagtcaaacTTCGGAAAATCGAATTCAGACTACAATACtctttaaaagtgaatataaaATTGTCTAGTTCGCATTTGACCGactttttgagtttttcatTTCTAAGGTCAAAGATAATTGtgggaaaaattcattttttcccattgtattacttttataattgaatctttttaaaaaattataaatttatatctaaCATTTGTTGCGTGTAGAACTGAAATTAGCGACACACACAGAAATTATATAAGTTCTATATCTTTTCATTGTAAACGATTCAATAAGAAGAAACTGATTCACTGACTGATTGATCAACGTATAACTGAAACCGTTGAGTttagaagcatgaaattttgcacaaacgttttttaaataacgaaagtGTGCACTATgaagggatttttggaaattcatcccctaatcATTAATAGAATCCATTGGAATGAATCATTATCAAGATCGAAGCTGTAAGCCAAAACTAGTAATAAATACTAGTTCGACCCATGCCGAATTCCGCTAACGTAGTCACCGTAACCCGTGGCtagaaacaacaaaaacaaataaattttcgttgAAAAGTGGCGAAAAAAATCagaagttcttaaattaatattagaagaacatgtattaaaattatttgtctaagaatatataagataagataatgaaaatatgtataacTTTCCGCTTTTAATATTTCCGCGCGTGGTATTAAATTCAGTTCTGCACTCAACGAATAAgtattattacaatatatttaaaaaaaaaactgtttgccttttgaaatatttataaaataattcactaagtgttaattataattaaaaatccataattcatctaaaaaaattgataattctaaaaatatattattgttctatttataaaaaaaaaaagtctatggTTTTAATTTAGTTGGTATTTTTTTGGACTTTACAAAAACAGTTTATTGATGCTCGTAccataaaaattccatttcaaatagaaaacatttaattataagAAGTATTTAAGGAATGGGGAAATATGGCTTCAATAATGGAGATCTGAAAATCTGCTTCTCACAAGATTTTATTGCAAACGCATCATCTCATGGAAATACTACTTAATAGACATATTGTAAACAATTCTTggtataaatgattttaaataaattataatagtaaataatagtaaaaaataaacaattgactgagttaattgtttaaatactatgTATCagaagtgttgaatatcagtgtttgcattattttttaagtaccgGGATAATCGATTTGAATGTcgcggtaatgtactttatttcgtcgccaatagatgtcaaaaGGAGTCATATATTGCAATCAATGTTTCAGTTGTTCCTGAAAACACgtataaaacgacgttttctacaAATAGAACCTAGATAGATAGATTTTCACCCCAAAAACCCTctgcatattaattttcatgaaaatcgtttgagccgtttccgagatattCGCCGGCTatttattatcgaaaatttcaaacattagttgaaactacctgcaaattttcaacttcctatcttttataattttggagaaaatacgcgccaaagttttgttataatttgcGCAACCGGgtttaaacagtgatgtttacgaaaaaatatttcaaataaaagttgtttatttttttataaggaacattttttacatttaaacttttgttctatctctaatggtttacaagatgttaTCCTATTACGAACTAAacctcctgagcacgctataaaagtttcagcttgatatctcttttcgtttttaagttatcataacaaccggaaatggactacttaggtgattttatgaacttgggactaaatttagtatactttgatatgtattacatatatacagggtataattagTAAACCACATAAcacttttaacaaattaaaaacaagaaattttttttttcgaaattttccataattgaaattgaaattccaTAAtagctataaataatattttacatattgaaaatattaaataatatttttgtaataaaatttatttaaagcaaattatactcatattttgaaattatccaTAATTCgtgttatatgaaaaatattaattttaaaagatgatTGAACTTCACATATTCAACCTACAAACCTTTTGACCTGTTTGTCAAAATGACGTTGATAAGAATTATAGAATTATCGTGTGTTTCTTATCTTAAAGAaactttttgatgaaaatttatcgaactttaaataattcagatagaaattcaaaataaatgatcATTTGGTTACGGATAATGCATTTCCAAGCAGGTCACTGCCACGTTTCTAACGGTATCCCGTTGTTGAAATTGTTTGAAGAATTTTGACCCCACAGTGGAACATTGAAAATgagaaatattcattatttgctcaaagtaggtatatattttcGGAAATTTCGTTGACCGGACTAGCTATCACCATTAAGGAGCTCAGTGAAAGAACTACCCCAAAAATTGCTCATGAATTTCTACCCTTTTCTTCtgtacaatcaccttaaattcTTCCcaacttaataattaataaacttaataattaataatttctttttgtttttgtgtttttaggCTGCAATTAACTATGAATACGATGGTGAAGATCATTTTAATTGTGGTGGCAGTTTGATAAGTGATCGTTATGTGTTAACAGCCGCTCATTGTATATTGCGTACGGATAATCGAAAACCAACAAAAGTGCGATTGGGTAAAATTGATTTACTAGAACGAAATGATAATGCAGATCCACAAGATTATGTTGTTGAAGATATCATTGTACATCCGGAATATCGAAGGTAATGATTAACTACGAGTTATAACCccaccaactggcgataataattcgtaccaATTAAAACCAGAAATGGACCCGTTTTCAGTAGTACCAATTTAGACCACCaggttacttaccatttatcaatagttAAGATCAAATTGATTAAATCAATCTAGAAATTGTCGATCGATGTGTAcgcatataaaaaagtaaagagaaattttatcttttggGAATTTTGTTGATTCTTcagcataataatattaaattcaagttCAATGCTCTTGATCTCTGTTATACTGCGGCACTGATCTAAACTGACCTCATTATTTGATTAAACCGttgtgtttattaattatttatatattttttaattacttttttgtttgttttctctagTCCAGTTAAGGCAATATATCAGTCAATGTCATATCGctttgcttaaaaaaaatactatctaTATAtcgatcgttttttttttgccaatgTATTTCGCaactaactaatttttaataatttttgttttagcacCCAACATTATAACGACATTGCATTGTTACGCCTTCGTGATCGCGTACgatacaataaaaatgtttatccaGCATGTTTATACACTAACAGTACTGTTACACGTGGTTTAGTTGTAACTGGTTGGGGTATCACCGACGTTTTACGTAAGttccaaaactttttaaaccaagAGTTAGATCTAAGACTAAGAGTAAATTTTCAGTaattccaatttagactaccagatggcagTACTTACAGGCAAAGTCAGATAAATCctgccaactggcgataataattcgtactaattaaaactgAAAGTAGACCCGTTTTCACTAGCTCCAATATAGACTATCAGGTTACTtacaatttatcaataattgatcaaatgtttaataaaattaattttatttgtacgcAGAGGGTGATCCAAGCCAATTTTTAAAGAAAGCTACCTTGGAATTAGTTGATCAAACACAATGTAACGATACATACGCACCACGTCCAGATCGACGCCTAACACGGGGTATTGTTAAAAGTCAATTATGTGCAAGTGGTGAACGTGTCCGAGATGCTTGTGAAGGAGATAGTGGTGGCCCAATTCAAGTACAATCTGGTCCTACCAATAATATGTGGTATGTTGTGGGTGTAACATCGTTTGGAGTATCGTGTGGAAGTCGATATCCGGGGGTTTATGCACGTGTTAGTGAATATCTTGATTGGATTGAAAAAAACGTTtggcaaaattaaatttgactgaagattaatttaataattgaatatttttatactctaGTATTAATAGTCTGGCCAAGGTAAAAAGTGTTCAACCATTTTCGTAGAGTTTCggaatcaatgaaaataatagattGACTGACATTGAAACAGGTAgataaaaataccattttccGTTTGATATATGCAGTGAAACCTTAATTACTCGA includes:
- the LOC123301699 gene encoding serine protease persephone-like, which gives rise to MLDKFIIILFSLYFVIGYPYPFPFRYPRHRDHDFDDHDHDDISSLESNKSCLLSSFSKGVCRSILKCPIALEMLEESNKHNLPRCGFRDRVEIVCCPITSTRISTGSTSSTTRGTTSTTTVRPTRTTTVRPMRTTVKPTRFNTDWIVSPDIIDSFTTSTTTTERAEFRENENGGNGNDGDDEDTRIGTVRVGTRSTQACLEYNNEVSLELQFNILGGTNATLGEFPHMAAINYEYDGEDHFNCGGSLISDRYVLTAAHCILRTDNRKPTKVRLGKIDLLERNDNADPQDYVVEDIIVHPEYRSTQHYNDIALLRLRDRVRYNKNVYPACLYTNSTVTRGLVVTGWGITDVLQGDPSQFLKKATLELVDQTQCNDTYAPRPDRRLTRGIVKSQLCASGERVRDACEGDSGGPIQVQSGPTNNMWYVVGVTSFGVSCGSRYPGVYARVSEYLDWIEKNVWQN